NNNNNNNNNNNNNNNNNNNNNNNNNNNNNNNNNNNNNNNNNNNNNNNNNNNNNNNNNNNNNNNNNNNNNNNNNNNNNNNNNNNNNNNNNNNNNNNNNNNNNNNNNNNNNNNNNNNNNNNNNNNNNNNNNNNNNNNNNNNNNNNNNNNNNNNNNNNNNNNTCACGATgtttgaagatgaatgggctaagtgctgacccctggtgtaatccactcgtatctcaaatccatctgtctctccaacactgcttctcaatctagtatacacattcctgtacatctgaataattctgacataatTTTCCGGTGTcaacttctccctcaaacatctccatatttcttgccttgacACTCtgccataggccttttcaaggtctatgaataccagatgcaggtctcgttgtttttctctgaatttctcaatcagctgccttatgcaaaatattctatCCGTTGTTCCGCTTCCctccataaatcctaactgttccctccttattctaacttcctctctcagcatgtcatctattattctttccaaaatcttcaatgtgtgagacattagttcgatacctctataattactgcattcctggacatcacctttacctataaatataagtataaatataagtatcaatatgctttccccgccattcttctggtatcttttcttgttcaaatatttttaccatcagatcatacaagatgtctaccccttcctctcctaaggctttccaaactttcgCTTTGATtgagtcaggtcctgttgcctttcCATTCCTCATTCTCGTATCACTTCATTCCTAGAGAACCCCATTActattcccatgtttacttgtcgaacctctcttacaagtctttcattttcttcatttagcagttgctcgaaatactctttccatcttttcaggatgtcttcttccttttttatgacagtaccattcctatATTTCATTTGATTAATATGGGGGATGTCCTtccgtttcttttatttcttacttttgacagtttgcgcatcttactcaacccttccttggtttccagttcattataatcctcttcatatgcccttgcaaTGATGGAGACAGCCCATGCAAAATGGCAGAGGAATTCCATAATATAATTTGAGTTAGTGcctattgaataatatatatatatatatatatctatatatataatatatatatatatatatatatatatatatatatatatatatatatatctatatatatatctatatatatatatatatatatatatatatatatatatatatatctatatatatatatatatatatatatatatatagtatagtatagagatatcatatatatagtatatatatatatatatatatatctatatctatatatatatatatatatatatatatatatatatatgtatatatatatatatatctatatatatctatatatatatactatctatatatatatatatatatgagtatatatatctatagatatatatatctatatatagatatatatatatatatatatatatatatatctatatatatatatatatatatatatatactatctcgatatctatatatatatatatctcgctatatatatactatatatatcatatcttatatatcatatctcatctatatatatcctatatatatatctatatatatatatatatatatctatatagcatatatatcagatatatatagatatatataatatatatatatatatatatctatatatactcatatactatatcatatatatatatatatatatatatatatatatatatatatatatatatatatatatatatatatatatatatatactatctatctgatctatactatatatctatactatatctagatatatatctatatattctctatatactatatctatatatatctcatcatatctatatatctctcatctattctatatatatatctatatatatatatatctatatatatctatatatagtatatatagatatatatatatatctatatactatatatatatatcatatactatctatatatatatatatatacatatctatacatctatagatctagtcatatatctatatatatcaatatctatatctatctatatactatctatataatatatctatatatctatatatctcatatatatactctatatatctatctctcatatctatgtctatctatatatctctatatctacgatactctatctactatatatatctctatatatcgtttctatctatctatatatctatctatatatatatatatatatagtagaggaggcaactgtcaaagatggtctcTTCCaggagttcataaaaatattggcgaaggtgggaccaagtgggctgcccatcgccataccttcaatttgcttaaaaaaaaaaaaaaaaaaaaaaaaaaaaaaaaaaaaaaaataagtctttaaaaataacagtcgtgtcctgcacggccaattctaCAAGTTGCTTAAATATCGGACGGGtaaaaccttttaaaatagagtcagacagaggaaaaagttgatctaaaataatttcgatagtttctctaactggaatactggtaaataaggacttaacatcaaaacttaccatgaagagatcagaatcttgctttaaaatatttttaaaatcatttgtgTTTTTTACGTAATGGATACTATGGGCGAGTGGTTCTAGGAGAGGAACAAGGTACTTAGACCAATTCTATCTTCACTTAACACCCCTAACCTTGCCAAGTACCTTGTTTCTCTCCTAGAACCACTCGCCCATAGTATCCATAACGTAAAAAAcacatctgattttaaaaatgatattttaaagcaaGATTCTGATCTCTTCATGGTAAGTTTTGTAAGTTTTGATGTTAGAGTCCTTATTTACCAGTATTCCAGTTAGAGAAACTatcgaaattattttagataaactttttcctctgtctgactatttttaatggttttaccCGTCCGTTATTTAAGCAACTTGTAGAATTGGCCGTCCAGGATACGACTTTTATTTTTAGACACTTGTTTTAAGCAAATTGAAGGTATGGCGATGGGCAGCCCACTTGATCCCACCttcgctaatatttttatgaactcatggaggagaccatctttgacagttgccccctcaacatttaccccctattttacagaaggtacttggatgacacgtttgcattgtttaggtttgattttaatgctgaagctttttttagagtttattaactcttaacATCCTAATTttaagttcaccatagagaaagaatcccataactcCCTGCCATTATTAGATTTACTTGTTTCgagagacaataatagctttcatacaggaatttacagaaagaaTACATTCACAGGcttagggacaaatttctatagctcatgtaattttaattttaaattaaattccctctccaccctccttcatagagcctttgtcctcacttccagttgggtctctttccacaacgaaatagattttttagtaaaattttttaacaacaacagtttcccctcagtgcacttttatagaactctcaataaatttttaaacatgaaaatgaaccccccacctcctatacatatcgttcccaagttaatcatctatgctaagttccctttcctccatgacagttccttcaaaaagaaagttatacaattaattaacaaggaattaccagccttgaacctaaaattaattccgaaaaatcctctaaccatccgatctcttttcagagccaaagatagattaagcccgcctttgatgtccaacatagtttataaatacacttgtcccagatgtaatcggggtacttatgttggatgcacgaagaggctgctacaagtcagtttctgcgcccacaaaggagtcagtttccgaacaggatacAAACTATCCTATCCTGAGCTATCTTGCATCCGtcaccactctattacctgtcgctcccgcttggacatcaatgattttaaaattattggatcagccaatagaGATGATGAGCTTTtaatactggaatccattttaatcaaaaccaatgtaccgaatttaaatgcccagtcctcgtcagttcagttcATAGCCTaactacttgtttgtttacatggttttgagtgtgtgggtgtttttttattttttctttctccccgctctgtccttcagtcaccttctatttttttactCTGGAAGGTTGTCCCttcaacctagtgttgttgtacagtaatttttacattttatatttttttgtgttttagtgctcaattttaaatattataccgtgttttatcagtgacgagtcttatatgtttgtatttttatcaattccccagccttgaaaatgcatcgaagcgatgtgaaacgtcggcaataaattatgtacgctgagacatgcctttacctctccgccttgtgatatctgtagggcttgagcacCCTTACTagtcttatatgtatgtatatctatgtatatatatatatatatctatatatatatatatatatatatatatatatataatatataatatatatatatatatatactatatacatataatttatatatgtgtgtttatgtttgcgaaaaaagttacgaaaaaaagaaaataatcaaatcaaaGCTATTGTAtgatagaatttatttttattttaatgcactCTTATAGGCAGACCTACTGCGAAAGTCACTGATATTACGAAAGTACAGGAGTGAACGAACTTAACACCAGAAGAATGATGAGACCTGTTTTAGTTAAAACTCTCATGCAAATTGCACCTCCGTTACCTGGAAATATATCTGCCAGAACGAATTCCCGCTGAactattcaaaatgaaaaagcattgTACTTAAAAACATTCTTTAGTACCAGTAAATGTATTTGCCTGAAGGTGTTGTCCTAAAAATAATTAGCATTTAAGAAACGGCTTGACACACGGAAAACCTTATAGCTGAGATGCATTCTAatgaagctatttttttttctatataacatCAGCTGAGTACATTCTCCTTTTCCAAATTTTCCTTAAGGATCCTCCAGATGAAGGCTAGGTATTCAATGTATATTCCGCTGGCTGGACGTttgtgtaaaaagagagagaaagggagttgCTCGGCCTATGTGGAACTGTTGTAAatcctattatttatatatctatgagttgaaaagaaatacatttcttTTCCAGTAAAAATTCCCATAATCGCAGACACATACCCACAttaactttatacacacacacacacacacacacacacacacacacatatatatatatatatatatatatatatatatatatatatatatataatatatatatatatatatgtgtgtgtgtgtgtgtgtgtgtgtgtgtacattattaaTGTGTCTGCGATTATGCGAATTTTTACTggaaaagaaatgtattttttttcaactcatagatatataaataatagtgatTTACAACAGTTCCACATAGGCCGAGCaactttccctttctctctcttgttctacCCCTTTCTCATTCACATAAACACAAGCAAAATAATACTTGCTGATGCACCCTCACAGTAAGAAACATCTGGCAATTTCTTTTTACACAAACGTCCAGCCAGCGGAATATACATTGAATACCTAGCCTTCATCCGAAGGATCCTTAAGGAAAATTTGGAAAAGGAGGATGTACTCAGCTGATGTTATATAGAAAAACTAATAGCTCCATTAGAATGCATCTCAGCTATAATCTTTTCCGTGTGTCAAGCCGTTTCTTAAATGCTGATTATTTTTAGTACAACACGTTCAGGCAAATACCTTTACTGGttctaaagaatatttttttaagtgcaTTGCTCTTTCATTCTGAATAGTTCAGCCGGAATTCGTTCTGGCAGATATATTTCCAGGAAACGGAGGTGCAATTTGCATGGGAGTTTTAACTAAAACAGGTCTCATCATTCTTCTGGTGTTAAGTTTTCCCCTGTATTTTCGTAATATCAGTGGACATTCGCAGTAGGTCTGCATATAAgagtgcattaaaaaaaattaaataaattctgaCAAACAAtagtattgatttttttcttttcttttttcgttaCGTTTTTCGCAAACATGATAGCACCTACCTCCTTCTTTGATATAATTAAATGTTAATTAGGTAGATATCCTAAAGAAGATAAGACTTGAGAAAAATTTGCTCACAAAAGCAAAACTCAATGTTAATCATTTCCCCTAGCCAGAAAGCTACGTTATTTTGAAATACATAGCCAGATTATAATGATATTGCGAGGGGGcatcaattattttgaagtgtcataaTTGTGTGAGGTGAGGTATGAGTGATATAGAGAAAATATTGCCTACTAATATATTCACAAAACTTGCACAAAGGTCAATAGGTCGTGGGAGCTGCAAAGTAGTCCCGACCTCTTGACAGATCGAGGAAGGGATAGAATCCAAGCATAAGTTTCTTCAGACATAAattcacatataaaaatatacaaaacatctGAATGGTAATTGAATATACATGACTGGAAAGTTGCCATAACAATGTAGAGAAATAACGATACATGAAAGGTGACAATAATGGTGGTCGGGATATCTACAGGAAAAGCATGCgagagtatttttattttttctggactGCAGCGGTTTTCCTCTTGAGTTGGTCATCACGGAAGAAGGAGATTTCGAACGTAGGCCCTCTACGTGGGCGCTACAATTGTTTCCTTGCATCATGGTGTTTCTCaacatatttatagttttaattcGGCTCTTTATGTCTCAggtgacatttaaaaaattattcgaaggagttttgtccaaggaatatatatatatatatatatatatatatatatatatatatatatataatatatatatatatatatatatatatatgtatgtatgtatgtataatgtaattaTGTGTGTACGCATGTCTATGTCTGTACGCATAGTGTGTATGATAAAAAGTGCATACATAAATACGGAAATGACAACCCTAGGCCCAAAAATAATGGAGAGTGTAAACACATTGAGACAGAGTAACTCCGCCTGTATCAAAAATCCAGAACCTGTCCTACAAGTTGGACTATTTGTTGTGTGAGTGTTAACATCTACTAGTTGGCCttacaaaaaaacataaataaataaaatagcacTCCCCGAGCAATTTGTGACCCTGGCATTAAGAGAGAAAACCCCGGAATGGACAGCCACCTGTAACTCTTCCTGTAGCTGAAAAATGTCCCTGGGGGAGACTACATTTTCCTAATCTATTTTCAATGCTAATGAAGATAGAACTGGTAACATAATTCCTTGCCTAACTGTGCGCCAAAGggaaatagcaaaataaaaagtgaagGATAATGAGTTTTCTCAAACATCAAATGAAGTAATTAACCCGACTCTAGGGAAGGATAGTGAAATTTCGTAAATATGtaatagaaaaattattcctaTTCTAAGAAAGAATTTAGGTAATGGTAacagaaaatgtttatttatttccacATACGGGGATAAAGACACTTAATGATAGAGGGAGCAATGTCTGAAAAAATATTGATACAAAagatacgaagaagaaaaaacaagagaataGAGAATATCTAGAGCGAGGTAAGAGCCTGGTCGTATAACAAGGAAAGGTGTTATTAATACAGGACAGGAGAGGTGTTGAAtcataaaatgttaaatacttgattttaaaaaaataagaaaaacttaagAAATAACAGTATTGAGAAATGGCTACTTAACAAAGCtccttattttcctttcctttgaatTTACACAAAGGAATGCAGCCATGTTTATGTTAATCGCTAGTTCTTTCAAATTAAGCTTCAGGACAAAAGGAAATACCTCCCGCCCTTCTGTGCAGAAAACATGTTtactagatacacacacacacacacacacacacacacacacacacacacacatatatatatattatatatattattaattaaatatatatatatctatattatatatattatatatataattatatatctacgtatattatattatatatatatatatatattatattcatatatgatatatatatatatatatatattatataaataatatatcatatatctatatatatattattagatatatatatatatatatatatatacctatctatatatattataatatatataattatatcaatattaatattcatattatatatatatatatatatatataatatacatatatatatatatatatatatattaatatatatatatatatatatatatatatatatatatatagatatatctagtatatatatatcttatgtatatatatatatcatacatacatatatatattagtattatatattatatattatatatagatatattatatatactatatatatatgtgtgtgtgtgtgtgtgggtgtatagtttccaaaatgattttgtacattagtttatttaattttacgcCAAATACCACTCATAATACAAGCACACAATGTTTTTGTATTATGCAAACGGTTTATTCGTCACATCAGCCTTAAGTAGGAGTACCTTTGTCACGCATGAGAGGAAATTCTGCAACATATAAGAGGCGAGTCATGAGGGTTTGAAAGTTCACCCTCAAGTCAAAACCTTTTCCTTTTCCCCTCTTGATGAAAGAATTCTGTCTACCCActtttataagttaatatatatatctatatatatatttatatactatatatatattatatctatatatatatatctatatatatatatatatatcctgctcGTCATATGCCTCACACGCAATATTTtgcatatctgaaaaaaaaaaaaacttttttcactaCCTGTTCTGATGGAGCGACCCCTCCTACTCGCTCCTATTTTTAGTTTCAAGGCACCACACCCACAACCGCCTCGGCCTCCACCCACACCTACCTATCCACTTCGCCTCCCCTAACCTAAAGCGTCTTTTGTTGTAGGAATATTGCACTTGTATCACAACTGAGAACGGGAGACTGAAACAAATCTAATACCTTATATCTGATTTCTTTGTTCATTCTATTTTATTGAACTAAAGTCACTGGAATTTTACTAAATAATTAACGTTAGATAATACCGCCCATTTTCCAACGTTTTACTTTTTTCAACAAGCATCCATCGACAAGCGAATTATTGTACAAATGTTAGTTTATCGAAGCAAACAGaaaccctgcaaaaaaaaaatcaagcaatatAGAACACTTATGGATAGTTTTTAATTTGACTACGCATGTTTGTACTGATGTTAATAGTGTTCCTAATAGGACAACTCAtggagaaatgaaaaattgattttgctatttaaccttgagtatacatttcttttacttcttttataataaaacacGTTTCTATGCGGAGTATAAATTTcttcaataaaaacaatttaaattctTAATTAAATACCTTTGACGTTTTAAAGTTACATAGACAATGAGTAGCATTTCTAAGAACTTAGTAAATACGCCCAAGTCAGTATGCCCAAAGATCTACTATCACCTGTCATCCATGAATATAGTGAAATTGCTGTTTATACAATTTAACTGAAATAACGAATTAATTAGAACGAGCAGGTCATAAGGAACACTGCAGTATGTCGCACACAACCAGCGGAGTAATTGAGAACTGTAAATAAACGGTGTCGAATacatgttaaaaatgtagacaagaATCGCTCATACTCATTCTAGTATCGGGAGGTTAACGGGGTATTTAAGTTTTACCTCGATCTTTTGATTCTGGCatttactattttatatttttttcttaactacACATTAAAAAGTTGCCATTCTTCTGATGTTGCTTTACTATTCCAAATATCTAAGCACTAGCCATGAAACGGCATTTGTTAAGCAGGTAATTTTGTAGTTATCTATAGGATCAGGGGAAGGAAATTAAGTGTACTATCGTTTAGGCCTTTCACAGGTGAgtcaataaaatccaaaatcttCTTTCCCCGCCAAATGGAAGAGCTGCTTTGTCACATTGAGAATGCAGATAATCCTTTCGTAGCAGTTTTGTGAATGAAAGCGAGACAGGAGCACATTGTGCCCAGAAATAATATGCTCCCCCTAAGCTAATCCTTTTTCTCAAGCAATCTATGAAATATCGATTCTTATATACACTTATAAATTAGAAACATGGAAAAACCATTACTTACTTACAAAATAAAGAGCGTTTTGTTTTCATTGTCGTCTGGACAactgatatgaaatgaaaataacaggaaccataaaagtaaaaaataaggtAAGGAGGGCTAAAAATAGGACTAAATCATTATctaataatacttgtaaatttttctgtaaaagtttAAATAACACTCCACCAGTTCTTGACAAGTCTGTCGTTGCTTAGTGAAATGGAATGCTCAGTAACCTACGCCCTGGGAAGTTTCCGGAAAAAGTGACTCGAGTTTTCCGCTTGAAGTTACAAGACTTTCCTAATTAGAGTTGAAACCAGATTTCTATTCCGCGAGAGATTTTAACGTGAGCTTCTTATTTATAATTCGAGATtcattcattaagaaaaaaaaagttacacgcacacacacacacacacacacacacacacatatatatatatatatatatatatatatatatatatatatatatatatataatatatatattgatagaaacactgtaaacaaaattatacgatttgtttttttaagcatgcctttaatgtttatatttgccaaagaaacttcacCTGCTACTTTGTTGTCAGATACAGGTGTTGGAAACAATGTAACAATATTcagaattataattctctctctctcgatgataaAAACTacttggagtttttccataacatgcttggtatttacgacagtagtaaagCAATAGATATGCTCTGCTTAGATTTCCAAAACTAATGACATAAGTTATAGCTTtaagaattgtaggagaaatagtagACTAGATCGAaaactggctaactaatagaaaacagagtcgtaataaatggtgaagaatcagaggTCAGATGCTTCACTAGCAaaatagccaaatttgcagatgacaccatctaggtgtaaatgcagcagacccagatacaatggaaagtttaagaaaatgAACTAAGGAAAATAGAAGAGtggtaaaaaatatggcaaatgccttttaacctgggTAATTGCAAGTGTTGTAAATAGGaataaacaaccctcatgccaactacatgctgcttgagaataacataaatagtgtagaacaagaagaggaccttggagttattattaccaaagaCTTAAAATCCACCAAACAATGCATAATAGCTAAACAGAAGGTACAGAAATTGATGGGATACATAGTGTgacagttcagatacagaaataaggaaacggtcctgcagctctacacatcaataattaaaccacatcttgaatatacagtacagttttggtcaccaacactaagaaaggacataaagttaattccatccatcaggcaaataggttaccgaagacgacaagagaacctgaacatgtatgacctagaaacgcgacgattgcgaggacaactaatagacattcaaaatactgaaagcatAACAAGAGTAGATAGTAACCTCTTCACACTAAACGAAAACCTGACAAGAAATGATGGATGGAAActggaactgaagagatacaacaggTCACAATGTGGGAACTTCTTCGCATACAGGATATGTCACACATGGAATAAATTGTCACCAGacgttgtaaacagcag
The sequence above is a segment of the Macrobrachium nipponense isolate FS-2020 chromosome 27, ASM1510439v2, whole genome shotgun sequence genome. Coding sequences within it:
- the LOC135200692 gene encoding uncharacterized protein LOC135200692; translation: MLREEVRIRREQLGFMEGSGTTDRIFCIRQLIEKFREKQRDLHLVFIDLEKAYGRVSRQEIWRCLREKLTPENYVRIIQMYRNVYTRLRSSVGETDGFEIRVDYTRGNCRSMRFTFCLRNQALSTLQSGFNEVVIGIQRLGFLADKQLSVFEANA